The Flaviramulus sp. BrNp1-15 genome has a window encoding:
- a CDS encoding glycoside hydrolase family 97 protein, with protein sequence MKTYTLLLLLIITMSCSKKQDDTFFENSDKTIKVNFELNSNNSPTYKVFYKNKTIIDSSLLGIIREDSNFYSNLEIIEITGPNPIKDDYTLFHGKRKNNSYRANQYVVHMQNETGILMDIIFNLSHDGFAFKYYFPETSSDIKKIIEEKTTYNFTSNTKAWLQPMAKAKTGWSNTNPSYEENYLMDINLDTKSPIGEGWVYPALFKNDSVWALVSETGLKENYCGTRLKYNNTEQALQVTFPQPEEVFPNGALNPESQTPWETPWRIIALGDLPTVTESTLGTDLADPAIDMDTNFVKGGLSSWSWVLLKDDFTNFETSKKFIDYANNMNWPYCLIDADWDRKIGYEKMHELTKYAKTKNVKVLVWYNSAGSWNTTPYTPKSKLITKDNRNTEFKKLNDIGVSGVKIDFFGGDGQSMIKYYHDILKDAAEYKLLVNFHGTTLPRGWQRTYPNLMTMESIKGEEFVTFVQENADLQPSHCTMLPFTRNVFDPMDFTPMALDTIPNITRKTTKAFELALPVLFTSGIQHIAEIPEGMQKQPDYIIDYLKDIPVDWDESKFVSGFPGKDVVMARRKGDTWFVVGINGENDEKNIALDLSFIKNKNGVLITDKDGNFNKIDINSNNLKTIKLQPHGGFVMTF encoded by the coding sequence ATGAAAACCTATACGCTTCTATTACTTTTAATAATTACTATGTCTTGTAGTAAAAAACAAGATGATACTTTTTTTGAAAATTCAGATAAAACAATAAAAGTTAATTTTGAGCTCAACTCAAATAATTCTCCAACTTACAAAGTATTTTATAAAAATAAAACTATAATAGATTCATCACTTTTAGGAATTATTAGAGAAGACTCAAATTTTTATAGCAATCTAGAAATTATAGAAATAACAGGTCCAAACCCAATAAAAGATGATTACACATTGTTTCATGGAAAAAGAAAGAATAATTCATATCGAGCCAATCAATATGTTGTTCATATGCAAAATGAAACAGGAATATTAATGGATATTATTTTCAATTTATCGCATGATGGGTTTGCTTTTAAATATTATTTTCCAGAAACTAGTTCAGACATAAAAAAAATTATTGAAGAAAAAACAACCTACAATTTCACATCTAATACCAAAGCTTGGTTACAACCCATGGCAAAAGCCAAAACAGGTTGGAGTAATACCAATCCTTCTTATGAAGAAAATTATTTAATGGATATAAATTTAGATACAAAATCTCCAATTGGTGAAGGTTGGGTATACCCTGCTCTTTTTAAGAATGATAGTGTTTGGGCTCTTGTTTCAGAAACTGGATTAAAAGAAAACTATTGTGGTACTAGGCTTAAATACAATAACACTGAACAAGCATTACAAGTTACATTCCCTCAACCAGAAGAGGTTTTTCCCAACGGAGCTTTAAACCCTGAATCACAAACACCATGGGAAACACCTTGGCGTATTATTGCTTTAGGAGATTTACCAACGGTTACAGAAAGTACTTTGGGTACTGATTTAGCTGATCCTGCTATTGATATGGACACCAATTTTGTAAAAGGTGGTCTATCCTCATGGAGCTGGGTTTTATTAAAAGACGATTTTACCAATTTTGAAACCTCTAAAAAATTTATTGATTACGCTAATAATATGAATTGGCCTTACTGTTTGATTGATGCAGACTGGGATCGTAAAATAGGGTATGAAAAGATGCATGAATTAACTAAATATGCCAAAACTAAAAATGTAAAAGTTCTAGTTTGGTATAACTCTGCAGGAAGCTGGAATACTACACCATATACTCCCAAAAGCAAATTAATAACAAAAGATAATCGTAATACTGAATTTAAAAAGCTAAATGATATTGGTGTCTCTGGTGTAAAGATTGATTTTTTTGGTGGTGATGGACAATCTATGATTAAATACTACCACGATATTTTAAAAGACGCTGCTGAATATAAATTACTAGTTAATTTTCACGGTACAACGCTTCCTCGTGGTTGGCAACGCACCTATCCTAATTTGATGACTATGGAATCTATAAAAGGTGAAGAGTTTGTAACGTTTGTTCAGGAAAATGCAGATTTACAGCCAAGTCACTGTACAATGCTTCCTTTTACTAGAAATGTTTTCGACCCAATGGATTTTACACCAATGGCTCTAGATACTATTCCAAATATTACGAGAAAAACAACAAAAGCTTTTGAACTTGCTCTACCAGTCTTATTTACTTCAGGTATTCAACATATTGCTGAAATTCCGGAAGGCATGCAAAAACAACCTGATTATATAATTGATTATTTAAAAGACATACCTGTAGATTGGGATGAAAGTAAATTTGTTTCAGGATTTCCTGGTAAAGATGTTGTAATGGCTAGGAGAAAAGGTGATACTTGGTTTGTTGTAGGTATAAATGGAGAGAATGATGAGAAAAATATTGCTTTAGATTTATCTTTCATAAAAAATAAAAATGGTGTTTTAATAACTGATAAAGACGGTAATTTCAATAAAATTGATATTAACAGTAACAATCTTAAAACTATTAAACTACAACCTCATGGAGGGTTTGTAATGACATTTTAG
- a CDS encoding sodium:solute symporter, translating into MQTLDLYDWIAIVFYFLVLAGIAVWVIRKKNTTTEDYFLAGKNVGWFVVGASIFASNIGSEHVVGLAGAGAGDKLPMLIYEIQAWVVLMLGWIFLPFYARSGVFTMPEFLEKRFDARSRWVLSVFSIVAYVLTKISVTIYAGGIVVSALLGIDFWTGALATVILTGIYTVLGGMRAVVYTETLQAVLLVIGAAALTIIGLDKVGGWASMTQTVSPEYLNMWRSMDDPDFPWLPLLIASTITGIWYWCTDQYIVQRVLTAKNIKEGRRGTIFGAFLKLLPVFLFLVPGIIALALKMRGELHWDSPDQAFPVLMSNLLPSGLRGLVAAGLLAALMSSLASVFNSCSTLFTIDIYKKLRPNTPEKKLVKTGQIATGVIVVIGMLWIPVMANISGVLYEYLQSVQSYIAPPITAVFLLGIFSKRINGTGAFVTLIVGLVVAAIRIVLELVKDSFSQDSILYYLGDMNFLSFGSWFFLFCIILIIVVSWLTQAPSEEKVKNLTFVTISEEEKSKNKSSYNWVDVTISILVVLVVIAVMLFFNGKS; encoded by the coding sequence ATGCAAACTTTAGATTTATATGATTGGATAGCAATTGTCTTTTACTTTTTAGTATTAGCAGGGATTGCTGTTTGGGTCATTAGGAAGAAAAACACAACTACCGAGGATTATTTCCTTGCAGGAAAAAATGTTGGATGGTTTGTAGTGGGCGCTTCCATTTTTGCATCTAATATCGGCTCAGAACATGTTGTAGGACTAGCAGGAGCAGGGGCAGGAGATAAATTACCAATGTTAATTTACGAAATTCAAGCCTGGGTTGTATTAATGCTCGGTTGGATATTTCTTCCTTTTTATGCACGAAGTGGCGTGTTTACTATGCCAGAATTTTTAGAAAAACGTTTTGATGCACGTTCGCGTTGGGTGCTTTCTGTTTTTTCAATAGTTGCTTATGTGTTAACTAAAATTTCTGTTACTATTTACGCAGGAGGTATTGTAGTTTCAGCATTATTAGGTATTGATTTCTGGACAGGTGCACTTGCAACAGTAATACTTACAGGGATTTACACCGTTTTAGGAGGTATGCGTGCAGTAGTGTATACCGAGACATTGCAAGCGGTTTTGCTAGTTATTGGGGCAGCAGCTTTAACTATTATAGGTTTAGATAAAGTTGGTGGTTGGGCGAGCATGACTCAAACTGTTTCACCAGAATATTTAAATATGTGGCGTTCTATGGACGATCCAGATTTTCCTTGGTTACCATTGTTAATAGCGAGTACTATTACAGGTATTTGGTATTGGTGTACAGACCAATATATTGTACAACGTGTATTAACTGCTAAAAACATAAAAGAGGGTAGAAGAGGAACTATTTTTGGAGCTTTTCTAAAGTTATTACCTGTATTTTTATTCTTAGTACCTGGTATTATTGCTTTAGCATTAAAAATGAGAGGAGAATTACACTGGGATTCCCCAGACCAAGCTTTTCCTGTGTTAATGAGTAATTTATTACCATCTGGTTTACGTGGTTTAGTTGCAGCAGGTTTATTAGCAGCATTAATGAGCTCATTAGCATCGGTATTTAACTCTTGTTCTACATTATTTACAATTGATATTTATAAAAAATTAAGACCAAATACTCCTGAGAAAAAATTAGTAAAAACAGGTCAAATAGCGACAGGTGTCATTGTGGTAATAGGAATGTTATGGATTCCTGTTATGGCAAATATTTCTGGTGTATTATATGAGTATCTGCAAAGTGTGCAATCGTACATTGCACCTCCAATTACTGCGGTGTTTTTGTTAGGTATTTTCTCTAAACGAATTAATGGTACAGGTGCATTTGTTACCTTAATTGTAGGCTTAGTAGTAGCAGCTATAAGAATTGTTTTAGAGCTTGTTAAGGATTCGTTTAGTCAGGATAGTATTTTATATTATTTAGGTGATATGAACTTTTTATCATTTGGGTCTTGGTTCTTCTTATTCTGTATCATATTAATTATTGTAGTAAGTTGGTTAACGCAAGCACCAAGTGAAGAAAAAGTAAAAAACTTAACGTTTGTAACTATTTCTGAAGAAGAAAAATCTAAAAATAAAAGCAGTTATAACTGGGTAGATGTAACTATATCTATTCTTGTAGTACTGGTAGTGATAGCAGTAATGTTATTTTTTAACGGAAAATCTTAA
- a CDS encoding TonB-dependent receptor, which translates to MNKIDFKEGIFFKKNYLSLLFMLLMSFGYSQTITVKGVVTSTVDNLPLPGVNIVDLNSSKGVSTDFDGNYEISVPADTQLQFSYLGFVTKTISVDGRTQIDVALTEDLNSLEEVVVVGYGTQKRALVTGASVQVKGEDLAKMNTSNAIQALQGQSPGVQITSTSGQPGESLNVVIRGLGSTAGSTPLYVVDGILTGDISYLNNSDIESISVLKDAASAAIYGSQASNGVVLVTTKKGKKGQAAQITFDQFYGLQSVARKIDLLNTKEYATIINEAAVNSGKNPYFTNAEIAALGAGTTWMDEMFVDNAATKNYSVGITGSSETSVYSSSLSYFGQEGVVGGKDLSSYERYNFRFNSEHKLYKDIVTFGENLSFAYINNNGIGVGNQYNNSLRSAFRVSPLLPMYDSEGNFYNTTGDSAPWLAGSANPYAEMFYNNQNENNNQKLLGNIYLQIEPIKNLTFKTTLGLDYYAGEGHSYSPVYELSIYSNRIQDNTNQSMNKGKSLTWDNLLTYKFDVSENHHFETMVGSSSINFDGTYINGSNVDNVLGGLDYAWLDNTTNSEGAPLMNIGGGKSENKRMSYFGRLNYNFKEKYLINTTFRADGSSNFHPDNQWGYFPSVSAGWVASKEDFLIDSNTINFLKFRASWGQVGNQNVGAFQFLAPIQTSTTNYTFGNEEGVLTPGAYPNRLPNKDLKWETSEQVNVGFDARLLNNSLNVNFDWYRKTNKDWIILAPILATAGADAPYINGGNVINQGVELALNYNYSNEDFSYNIAVNGAYNDNKVGEIPTSDGIIHGATNQLYDNAPEFYRAEDGFPLWYFWGYETNGVFQNQQQIDDYGAQPDAAPGDIIYKDINGDGVIGDADKKMIGDPNPDLTYGFSFSANYKAFDFSVSANGVAGNQLVQSYRNPGGFGNYTSAILDRWTGEGSSNTIPRVTENGSNFSQFSDLYVQDGDFLRINTVTLGMDLAKLNTSEKFFAKEFRVYFSILNLHTFTKYDGMDPEVGFGTGGTSSGVDIGYYPRPRTFMMGLNVKL; encoded by the coding sequence ATGAATAAAATTGACTTTAAAGAAGGTATTTTCTTTAAAAAGAATTACCTATCTCTATTGTTTATGTTATTAATGTCTTTTGGTTATTCTCAAACAATAACTGTAAAAGGAGTTGTAACATCAACAGTAGATAATTTGCCACTTCCAGGTGTAAACATAGTTGACCTGAATTCAAGTAAAGGGGTATCTACAGATTTTGATGGAAATTATGAAATATCTGTCCCTGCCGACACACAATTACAATTTAGCTATCTAGGTTTTGTAACAAAAACTATAAGTGTTGATGGAAGAACACAAATAGATGTTGCACTAACAGAAGATTTAAATAGTTTAGAAGAAGTTGTGGTTGTTGGTTATGGCACACAAAAACGAGCCTTAGTAACTGGTGCTAGTGTGCAAGTAAAAGGTGAAGATTTAGCAAAAATGAATACTTCTAATGCTATTCAAGCTTTGCAAGGGCAGTCGCCTGGTGTACAAATAACATCAACATCTGGTCAACCAGGAGAAAGTTTAAATGTAGTAATAAGAGGTTTGGGTTCTACTGCAGGAAGTACACCTTTATACGTTGTAGATGGTATTTTAACCGGAGATATTTCTTATTTAAACAATTCAGACATTGAGTCTATATCTGTTTTAAAAGATGCTGCATCTGCTGCAATTTATGGTTCTCAGGCATCAAATGGTGTAGTATTGGTAACTACTAAAAAAGGTAAAAAGGGACAAGCAGCACAAATCACTTTCGATCAGTTTTACGGTCTTCAGTCTGTAGCAAGAAAAATAGATTTGTTAAATACTAAAGAGTATGCTACAATTATAAACGAAGCAGCAGTTAACTCTGGTAAAAATCCATATTTTACTAATGCTGAAATAGCTGCATTAGGTGCAGGTACAACTTGGATGGACGAAATGTTTGTTGATAATGCGGCAACAAAAAATTACTCTGTTGGTATAACAGGAAGTTCAGAAACTTCGGTTTACTCATCTTCACTATCTTATTTCGGACAAGAAGGTGTTGTAGGTGGTAAAGATTTATCAAGCTACGAGCGATATAATTTTAGATTCAATTCAGAACACAAATTATATAAAGACATTGTAACTTTTGGTGAAAATTTAAGTTTTGCTTATATAAATAATAACGGTATTGGTGTTGGTAATCAATACAACAACTCTTTAAGAAGTGCTTTTAGAGTTAGCCCGTTATTACCAATGTATGATAGTGAAGGTAACTTTTATAACACCACAGGGGATAGTGCTCCATGGTTAGCTGGTTCTGCAAATCCTTATGCAGAAATGTTTTATAACAACCAAAACGAGAACAACAATCAAAAGCTTTTAGGGAATATCTATTTACAAATAGAGCCTATTAAGAATCTTACTTTTAAAACCACATTAGGTTTAGACTATTATGCTGGTGAAGGTCACTCATATAGTCCTGTTTACGAATTGTCTATCTATTCAAATAGAATACAAGACAACACCAACCAAAGTATGAATAAAGGTAAATCTTTAACATGGGATAATTTGCTTACCTATAAATTTGATGTATCAGAAAATCATCATTTTGAAACTATGGTTGGTTCATCTTCTATAAATTTTGATGGGACTTATATAAATGGTTCTAATGTTGACAATGTTTTAGGAGGTTTAGATTATGCTTGGTTAGATAATACAACCAATAGCGAAGGTGCTCCATTAATGAATATAGGTGGAGGAAAGTCTGAAAATAAGAGAATGTCTTATTTTGGAAGACTTAACTATAACTTTAAAGAGAAATATTTAATTAACACGACATTTAGAGCCGATGGTTCTTCAAACTTCCATCCAGATAATCAATGGGGTTACTTTCCCTCTGTATCTGCTGGTTGGGTAGCTTCTAAAGAAGATTTTTTAATTGATTCTAATACAATTAATTTTTTAAAGTTTAGAGCAAGTTGGGGACAAGTAGGAAACCAAAACGTTGGCGCTTTTCAATTTTTAGCACCTATTCAAACCTCAACAACTAATTACACTTTTGGAAATGAGGAAGGTGTTTTAACACCAGGAGCTTACCCAAATAGATTGCCAAATAAAGATTTAAAATGGGAAACATCAGAACAAGTAAATGTTGGTTTTGATGCAAGATTATTAAATAATTCATTAAATGTAAATTTTGATTGGTATAGAAAAACCAATAAGGATTGGATAATTTTAGCACCAATTTTAGCAACTGCAGGAGCAGATGCACCTTATATAAATGGAGGTAATGTAATAAACCAAGGTGTTGAATTAGCATTAAATTATAATTATAGTAATGAGGATTTTAGTTATAACATTGCTGTAAATGGCGCTTACAATGATAATAAGGTAGGAGAAATACCGACATCAGATGGAATTATTCATGGAGCTACTAACCAATTATATGATAATGCTCCAGAATTCTATAGAGCAGAAGATGGTTTTCCTCTTTGGTATTTTTGGGGTTATGAAACAAATGGTGTATTCCAAAATCAGCAACAAATTGATGATTATGGTGCACAACCAGATGCTGCTCCAGGAGATATAATTTATAAAGATATAAATGGAGATGGTGTAATAGGTGATGCTGATAAAAAAATGATTGGAGATCCAAATCCAGATTTAACTTATGGCTTTTCTTTCTCAGCAAACTATAAAGCATTCGATTTTTCTGTTTCAGCAAATGGTGTTGCAGGAAATCAATTAGTGCAGTCTTATAGAAATCCTGGTGGCTTTGGTAATTATACGTCTGCTATCTTAGATCGTTGGACAGGTGAGGGTTCTTCTAACACAATACCAAGAGTTACTGAAAACGGTAGTAATTTTTCACAATTTTCAGACTTATATGTTCAAGATGGTGATTTTTTAAGAATAAATACTGTTACTTTAGGTATGGATTTAGCAAAACTAAATACTAGTGAAAAATTCTTCGCAAAAGAATTTAGAGTTTATTTTTCAATTTTAAACTTACACACGTTTACGAAATACGATGGTATGGATCCAGAAGTTGGGTTTGGTACGGGAGGAACTTCATCTGGAGTAGATATTGGTTATTACCCAAGACCTAGAACGTTCATGATGGGATTAAACGTTAAACTTTAA
- a CDS encoding alpha-hydroxy acid oxidase — protein MKIEYNSKYPSIEDLRAKAKKKIPKFAFEYLDGGCNEDVNLDKNTSEIREVEIKPYYLNNHIKSEMKTNLFGHEYDAPFGIAPVGLQGLMWPNSPEILAKAAFDHNIPFVLSTVTTSSIEKIAEITEGKAWFQLYHPAENSLRDNIIKRASETEYPVLVLLCDVPTFGYRPRDIRNGLAMPPKMSLNNILQVLKRPEWALKTLKHGQPNFETLKPYMPKGLDLKQLGKFMDETFSGRLNEEKIKPIRDMWKGKLVLKGVATEEDAQTAIRLGFDGIIVSNHGGRQLDAGQSTIKPLVPIANTYGDKIKVMMDSGLRSGPDIARALASGAEFTFLGRSFMYGVSALGNQGGNHTISILKTQLQQVMEQICCKKVEDFPNHLIKMK, from the coding sequence ATGAAAATTGAATATAATTCTAAATACCCTTCTATTGAAGATTTAAGAGCTAAAGCCAAAAAGAAAATACCAAAGTTTGCTTTTGAATATTTAGATGGCGGTTGTAACGAAGATGTCAATCTAGATAAAAACACCTCCGAAATAAGAGAAGTTGAAATAAAACCATACTATCTTAACAACCACATAAAGTCCGAAATGAAGACTAATTTATTCGGACATGAATATGATGCTCCTTTTGGTATTGCTCCTGTTGGTTTACAAGGATTAATGTGGCCTAATTCTCCAGAAATATTAGCAAAAGCAGCTTTTGATCATAATATTCCTTTTGTTTTAAGTACTGTAACAACAAGCAGTATTGAAAAAATTGCCGAAATTACTGAAGGGAAAGCTTGGTTTCAATTATATCATCCCGCCGAAAATAGTTTAAGAGACAATATTATTAAGAGAGCTTCAGAAACTGAATATCCTGTGTTAGTTTTACTTTGCGATGTACCAACCTTTGGTTATCGTCCTAGAGATATTAGAAACGGTTTAGCAATGCCTCCTAAAATGTCTCTGAATAATATTTTACAAGTTCTTAAAAGACCTGAATGGGCACTTAAAACACTAAAACATGGACAACCAAATTTTGAAACTTTAAAACCATATATGCCTAAAGGTTTAGATTTAAAACAATTAGGAAAATTTATGGACGAAACATTCTCAGGAAGGTTAAATGAAGAAAAAATTAAGCCAATTAGAGATATGTGGAAAGGTAAATTAGTCCTAAAAGGCGTTGCCACAGAAGAAGATGCACAAACTGCTATAAGATTAGGATTTGATGGCATTATTGTATCCAATCATGGCGGTAGACAATTAGATGCTGGTCAATCAACTATTAAACCATTAGTACCAATAGCTAATACGTATGGAGATAAAATTAAAGTAATGATGGATAGCGGTTTACGTTCTGGACCAGATATAGCCAGAGCCTTAGCAAGTGGTGCAGAATTTACTTTTTTAGGTAGAAGTTTTATGTATGGGGTTTCTGCTTTGGGTAATCAAGGGGGAAATCACACTATTTCAATTTTAAAAACACAATTACAACAAGTTATGGAACAAATTTGTTGCAAAAAAGTTGAAGACTTCCCTAATCACCTCATTAAAATGAAATAA
- a CDS encoding sialate O-acetylesterase has product MKKYLFLISIIFIVNNLSAQLKTSKLFSNNMVIQQNHNINVWGTYTSGKKIKIKFNKKTLKTKADKNGDWKVTFPAIKGSYNSYTLTISSGKETITYNNILVGDVWICSGQSNMEWPLIKTDNAQEEIAIANDTYIRHFKVPTSSAESPEKTLAGGTWEVTSPNTVSNFTAVGYYFAKNIRKHHNVPIGLLNSTWGGSRIEPWMNAKTLNIENPKAFLEEVQKEQNEAFLKMASELKTKFPYLTEEDAGTVNGEAIWVKPNLNESDWVSINVPQLWESQGYNGFDGIAWYRTTLNLTKEQANNSATLSLGMVDDSDYVWINGQKIGETVEQYDTKRIYTIDSKYLTAGDNVITVKVHDTGGGGGIYGNPEDLFFQTSDKKISLAKTWKFKIGSYSKPFTGVNQVPTLLYNKMIYPLLNFPIKGAIWYQGESNANNETESKEYATLFPKMIKQWRNDWNLGDFPFLWVQLANFMQAQEPNTPSNWALLRASQSSTLKLPNTAEAVIIDIGDADDIHPRNKKDVGYRLSLGARKLAYNENILYSGPTYKSSEINGNKIEITFNYTESGLNNTDKYGYVKGFTIAGADKNFVWAKAEIKDNKVIVWSDAIKEPKYVRYAWADNPDDANLYNNEGLPATPFKTDE; this is encoded by the coding sequence ATGAAAAAATATCTTTTTTTAATTTCAATAATATTTATAGTTAATAATCTATCTGCTCAATTAAAAACCTCAAAACTTTTTTCTAATAATATGGTCATTCAACAAAACCATAATATTAATGTTTGGGGTACATATACTTCAGGTAAAAAAATTAAAATAAAGTTTAATAAAAAAACACTAAAAACTAAAGCAGATAAAAATGGGGATTGGAAAGTAACATTTCCTGCTATAAAAGGTAGTTACAACTCTTATACTTTAACAATAAGTTCTGGTAAAGAAACCATAACTTATAATAACATTTTAGTTGGAGATGTATGGATTTGTTCTGGACAATCTAATATGGAATGGCCTTTAATAAAAACCGATAATGCTCAAGAAGAAATTGCTATTGCTAATGATACTTATATAAGACACTTTAAAGTTCCAACATCATCAGCAGAAAGTCCTGAAAAAACTTTAGCCGGTGGAACTTGGGAAGTAACATCACCAAACACAGTAAGCAATTTTACAGCTGTTGGTTATTATTTTGCAAAAAACATTAGAAAACACCATAACGTTCCTATTGGTTTATTAAACTCTACTTGGGGTGGCAGCAGAATTGAACCTTGGATGAATGCCAAAACACTTAATATAGAAAACCCTAAAGCTTTTCTTGAAGAAGTACAAAAAGAACAAAACGAAGCGTTTCTTAAAATGGCTTCAGAGTTAAAAACCAAATTCCCATATCTTACAGAAGAAGACGCAGGCACTGTTAATGGAGAAGCCATTTGGGTAAAACCTAATTTAAATGAAAGCGATTGGGTTAGCATAAATGTTCCTCAACTATGGGAAAGTCAAGGCTATAATGGTTTTGATGGCATTGCTTGGTATAGAACTACTTTAAATCTTACCAAAGAACAAGCAAACAATAGCGCTACGCTAAGCTTAGGTATGGTTGATGATTCTGATTATGTTTGGATAAACGGACAAAAAATTGGTGAAACTGTTGAGCAATACGACACAAAACGTATATACACTATAGACTCTAAATATTTAACTGCAGGTGATAATGTTATAACCGTAAAAGTACATGATACTGGCGGCGGTGGTGGTATTTATGGAAATCCTGAAGACCTGTTTTTTCAAACTTCAGACAAAAAAATATCGCTTGCCAAAACATGGAAGTTTAAAATTGGCTCCTATAGCAAGCCTTTTACTGGTGTTAACCAAGTACCAACACTTTTGTATAATAAAATGATTTATCCGCTATTAAATTTCCCAATAAAAGGGGCTATTTGGTATCAAGGAGAATCTAATGCAAATAACGAAACTGAGTCCAAAGAATACGCTACACTTTTCCCTAAAATGATAAAACAATGGCGTAACGACTGGAATTTAGGCGATTTTCCTTTTTTATGGGTTCAATTAGCCAATTTTATGCAAGCTCAAGAACCTAATACTCCAAGTAATTGGGCTTTGTTAAGAGCTTCGCAGTCAAGTACTCTTAAACTTCCAAATACAGCAGAAGCAGTAATTATTGATATAGGTGATGCCGATGACATACATCCTAGAAATAAAAAAGACGTTGGTTATAGGCTATCGTTAGGAGCTAGAAAATTAGCATACAATGAAAATATTCTTTACTCTGGACCAACATACAAAAGCTCAGAAATTAATGGAAACAAAATTGAAATTACTTTTAATTATACAGAAAGCGGACTTAATAACACAGATAAATATGGTTATGTAAAAGGCTTTACCATTGCCGGAGCCGATAAAAATTTTGTTTGGGCAAAAGCAGAAATAAAAGATAATAAGGTTATTGTTTGGAGTGATGCTATCAAAGAACCTAAATATGTTCGTTATGCATGGGCAGATAACCCAGACGATGCCAATTTATATAATAATGAAGGGTTACCAGCAACTCCATTTAAAACAGATGAATAA